The following proteins are encoded in a genomic region of Capsicum annuum cultivar UCD-10X-F1 unplaced genomic scaffold, UCD10Xv1.1 ctg2574, whole genome shotgun sequence:
- the LOC124890829 gene encoding uncharacterized protein LOC124890829, translating into MFFKKSIRTIQRIWKQCQSSVDNGMSSLDVSLILTVKLEENGLESTLIKSKKFHFLVDQNIRTLAFAMNMAKSTIFQRVKDGTHRPHSNCIKPQLTEGNKNVRLQCCLSMIDQNRININPMFMNMFNYVHIDEKWFFLSKKVERYYLLPGEHEPDSYHSYKSKNFIPKVMFMAAVARTRFDENGIELFSRKIGIFSFVVKEPAKRNSKNRTAGTMETKPIQSVTTDITRACLIEKILPAIIAKWTASDSNNPIFLQQDNARPHIGYNDLEFIESGRQDGFDI; encoded by the coding sequence ATGttcttcaagaaatcaataagaactaTTCAGCGCATTTGGAAACAATGTCAATCATCAGTTGATAATGGTATGTCATCGTTAGATGTGTCTTTAATACTTACAGTAAAGTTGGAAGAAAATGGATTGGAGTCGACATTAATCAAGTCAAAGAAATTCCACTTTCTGGTCGATCAAAATATTCGAACTCTGGCTTTTGCGATGAACATGGCAAAATCAACCATCTTTCAGCGTGTGAAAGATGGAACTCATCGGCCACATTCTAATTGCATCAAGCCTCAGTTAACCGAAGGAAACAAAAACGTACGACTTCAATGCTGCCTCTCAATGATTGATCAGAATAGAATAAACATAAATCCCATGTTTATgaatatgtttaattatgttcatATCGACGAAAAGTGgttttttttgtccaaaaaagtTGAAAGGTACTACCTGCTTCCTGGAGAGCATGAGCCAGATTCGTATCATTCttacaaaagtaaaaattttattccaaaGGTTATGTTTATGGCTGCTGTAGCACGTACTCGATTTGATGAAAATGGAATTGAGTTGTTTTCTAGAAAAATAGGTATTTTTTCGTTTGTAGTTAAGGAACCAGCTAAGCGGAATAGCAAAAATCGAACAGCAGGAACTATGGAAACAAAGCCCATTCAGTCAGTAACTACAGATATCACTAGAGCTTGCTTGATAGAGAAAATTCTTCCTGCTATTATAGCAAAATGGACAGCTTCTGATTCAAATAATCCTATCTTTTTACAACAAGATAATGCAAGGCCACATATTGGTTACAATGATTTGGAATTTATTGAATCTGGCCGACAAGATGGATTTGACATTTGA